The following are from one region of the Synergistaceae bacterium genome:
- a CDS encoding isochorismatase family protein, which produces MGRAKLEFLIIDPQNDFCDPRGSLFVPGAEDDSIRLARTIKRLRNKIDNIHVTLDTHHWVDIAHPIFWIDQNGRHPEPFTIITEEDLKNRVWRTTNPDYIYRAVSYTENLEKNNRYSLCVWPPHCLIGSWGHNIVDPVYDALLEWENDFKIVDYIVKGANIWTEHYSAVKADVEDPDDLGTGLNIKLIKALENADVIAVSGQALSHCVANSIRDIADNFNNKDSIRKIVLLTDTTSSVEGFEILGKNFIDEMTARGMQICKADDFM; this is translated from the coding sequence ATGGGAAGGGCAAAACTTGAGTTTTTGATCATTGATCCGCAGAATGATTTCTGCGATCCAAGGGGGAGCTTGTTTGTTCCTGGCGCCGAAGATGATTCGATCAGGTTGGCCCGGACAATCAAGAGGCTTAGGAATAAAATAGACAATATCCATGTTACGCTGGATACCCATCATTGGGTTGACATCGCACACCCGATTTTCTGGATCGATCAAAATGGCAGGCATCCTGAGCCGTTTACAATTATTACAGAAGAGGATCTGAAAAACCGGGTGTGGAGGACGACAAATCCCGATTATATTTACAGGGCAGTCAGTTATACAGAGAATCTGGAGAAAAATAACAGGTACAGTTTATGCGTCTGGCCGCCTCATTGCCTTATCGGTTCGTGGGGGCATAATATCGTTGATCCGGTTTATGATGCATTACTCGAATGGGAGAACGATTTTAAAATTGTTGATTATATAGTCAAGGGCGCCAATATATGGACCGAACATTATTCCGCTGTAAAAGCGGATGTCGAGGACCCCGATGATTTGGGGACCGGGCTGAATATAAAGTTGATCAAAGCACTTGAAAATGCCGATGTCATAGCCGTTTCCGGCCAGGCGCTGTCTCATTGTGTCGCAAACAGTATCCGCGACATTGCCGACAATTTTAATAATAAAGACAGTATCAGGAAAATAGTTTTATTGACTGATACCACAAGTTCCGTCGAAGGATTTGAAATTCTCGGAAAAAATTTCATCGATGAGATGACCGCAAGAGGGATGCAGATCTGCAAGGCTGACGATTTTATGTAA
- a CDS encoding aspartate 1-decarboxylase, protein MILTMLKAKIHRAVVTESNLNYAGSITIDKDLMEASGILEYEQVSVVDIDNGNRLETYVIEGAPGSGVICLNGAAARLVHMGDKVIIIAYCLVDPQEAREHSPVVVFVDGNNKIAEVKNIERLGEIK, encoded by the coding sequence ATGATCCTTACCATGCTCAAAGCGAAGATACACAGGGCGGTAGTGACCGAATCCAACCTGAACTATGCGGGAAGTATTACCATAGACAAGGATCTGATGGAAGCTTCCGGCATACTTGAATACGAACAGGTCAGCGTAGTTGACATAGACAACGGGAACAGGCTTGAAACATACGTGATTGAGGGGGCTCCGGGAAGCGGCGTCATCTGCCTTAACGGCGCCGCCGCAAGGCTGGTGCATATGGGCGATAAAGTAATAATAATCGCATACTGTCTGGTCGACCCGCAGGAGGCACGGGAACACAGCCCCGTTGTCGTCTTTGTCGATGGGAACAACAAAATTGCCGAAGTTAAAAACATTGAAAGGCTCGGAGAAATAAAATAA
- the panC gene encoding pantoate--beta-alanine ligase, with protein sequence MEITGKIKDVLNMAESWKKQGCTIGLVPTMGYLHAGHISLIEKARKENDIVVVSVFVNPIQFGPNEDFEKYPRDMGHDAEVCESAGADLVFAPEPEEMYPSRNLAYVDVNMLGDGLCGARRPGHFRGVCTVVSKLFNIVSPDRAYFGEKDAQQLAIIKRMAQDLNFKTLIVPCPIIREPDGLAISSRNIYLSPEERTAALIISKSLNLAKDMMRNGERETKKIKEIITQNISREPLARIDYIEIVDADTLKAISEIKAPVLTAAAVYIGGTRLIDNFTFKGE encoded by the coding sequence ATGGAAATTACGGGAAAGATAAAAGACGTGCTGAATATGGCTGAAAGCTGGAAAAAACAGGGCTGCACCATCGGGCTGGTCCCGACTATGGGATACCTGCATGCCGGCCATATAAGTCTGATAGAAAAAGCCCGAAAAGAAAATGACATAGTCGTTGTAAGCGTATTTGTGAATCCTATACAGTTTGGTCCCAACGAGGACTTTGAAAAATATCCCAGAGATATGGGCCATGATGCCGAGGTATGCGAAAGCGCGGGGGCGGATCTTGTCTTTGCTCCGGAACCGGAAGAAATGTATCCTTCCCGGAACCTGGCCTATGTTGATGTAAATATGCTCGGAGACGGCCTCTGCGGAGCCAGGCGCCCGGGACACTTCCGCGGGGTCTGCACTGTTGTGTCGAAGTTATTCAACATAGTATCTCCGGACAGGGCTTATTTCGGGGAAAAAGACGCTCAGCAGCTTGCTATAATCAAGCGTATGGCGCAGGATCTGAATTTCAAAACCCTGATAGTGCCCTGTCCTATCATACGTGAGCCTGACGGGCTTGCCATAAGTTCAAGGAACATATATCTCTCGCCTGAAGAAAGAACCGCAGCTCTTATAATATCAAAAAGCCTCAACCTTGCCAAAGATATGATGCGGAACGGAGAGAGAGAGACAAAAAAAATCAAAGAGATAATTACGCAAAATATCTCCCGTGAACCGCTGGCCAGGATCGATTACATTGAGATTGTTGACGCAGACACTCTGAAGGCCATATCAGAGATCAAAGCGCCTGTTCTGACTGCGGCGGCAGTATATATAGGCGGGACAAGGCTGATAGACAATTTTACCTTTAAAGGGGAATAG
- the panB gene encoding 3-methyl-2-oxobutanoate hydroxymethyltransferase: MKKTVATFMDAKAENKKITMLTAYDYSMAKLADSCDIDGILVGDSLGMVCLGYKDTLSVTMEDMIHHIKAVSRGTKNALLIGDMPFMSYHASLYDAVKNAGRLVQEGHAEAVKLEGGASAARQVRAIVKAQIPVMGHIGLTPQSVNMFGGFKIQGRELETAKKIVDDAKRLEDAGAFSITLECIPAALSEKITAAVSIPTIGIGAGPHCDGQILVYHDMLGMFSDFRPKFVKIFSNAGEVIRQGIRKYAEEVRNGAFPCAEHSFAIDEEIIKKL, translated from the coding sequence ATGAAGAAGACCGTGGCGACTTTTATGGATGCCAAAGCTGAAAATAAAAAGATCACAATGCTTACCGCCTATGACTATTCAATGGCGAAACTGGCTGATTCCTGCGACATCGACGGAATACTTGTAGGAGATTCGCTTGGCATGGTATGCCTCGGATATAAGGATACGCTCAGTGTGACGATGGAGGATATGATCCACCATATCAAAGCTGTATCCAGAGGTACAAAGAATGCGCTGCTTATAGGGGATATGCCTTTTATGTCCTACCACGCTTCTCTGTATGATGCGGTTAAAAATGCGGGAAGACTGGTGCAGGAGGGGCATGCAGAGGCTGTCAAGCTTGAGGGAGGGGCATCTGCGGCAAGGCAGGTGCGTGCGATCGTGAAAGCACAGATCCCTGTCATGGGGCATATCGGCCTCACACCCCAGTCAGTGAATATGTTCGGCGGCTTCAAGATACAGGGGCGTGAACTTGAGACCGCCAAAAAAATTGTAGATGATGCGAAACGGCTTGAGGATGCCGGAGCTTTCTCTATAACTCTGGAATGTATCCCCGCCGCTTTGTCTGAAAAGATAACAGCGGCCGTTTCAATCCCGACTATAGGCATTGGGGCCGGCCCGCACTGCGATGGACAAATCCTGGTATATCACGATATGCTTGGCATGTTTTCGGATTTCAGGCCTAAATTCGTAAAGATATTTTCAAATGCGGGAGAGGTGATCCGACAGGGGATAAGGAAATATGCGGAGGAAGTGCGGAATGGCGCTTTCCCGTGCGCCGAACATTCTTTTGCAATTGATGAAGAGATAATCAAAAAGCTTTAA
- a CDS encoding DUF2520 domain-containing protein produces the protein MDDISISFIGAGKAGVTLGAYFRSKGLDIGGYVGRSSASAEYAADITMSKPFSGISELVKHSKIIFITTPDDRIGEVWGEISVCGIKDKIICHTSGSLTSGIFEGIGVCGAYGYSVHPMYAFAGKDGNFDGLEQACFTIEGDERRIEYVKNIFSLTGNKTIVIDQKNKTLYHIANVMASNLVLALVSIGCECMEECGVGSEESLDALLPLIKGNVDNIDRKGLIKSLTGPAERNDSGTVAKHLGIIPEEYKPVYKILTRRIVELSCKIHPERDYSEIWKMLE, from the coding sequence TTGGACGATATAAGTATCAGCTTCATCGGAGCAGGAAAGGCCGGCGTGACATTGGGCGCATATTTTCGCAGCAAGGGGCTGGATATCGGCGGATATGTGGGCCGCAGCAGTGCGTCTGCGGAATACGCAGCGGATATAACAATGTCGAAGCCATTCAGCGGCATCAGTGAGCTTGTGAAACATAGCAAAATAATCTTTATAACAACGCCGGACGACCGGATAGGGGAAGTCTGGGGTGAAATATCGGTCTGCGGTATTAAAGATAAAATAATCTGCCATACCAGCGGTTCTCTGACTTCGGGCATATTTGAAGGAATAGGCGTTTGCGGTGCTTACGGCTATTCAGTGCATCCTATGTATGCATTTGCAGGCAAGGATGGTAATTTTGACGGACTTGAACAAGCCTGTTTCACGATAGAGGGCGATGAGCGCCGCATTGAGTATGTCAAAAATATTTTTTCCCTGACAGGGAACAAAACTATTGTAATAGATCAAAAAAATAAAACCTTATACCATATTGCAAATGTCATGGCGTCAAACCTTGTCCTGGCGCTTGTCAGCATCGGCTGTGAATGCATGGAGGAATGCGGCGTCGGCAGTGAAGAATCTCTGGATGCGCTACTCCCGCTGATTAAGGGCAACGTTGACAACATCGACCGAAAAGGGCTGATAAAATCACTCACCGGCCCGGCGGAACGTAATGACAGCGGCACTGTGGCCAAACACCTTGGCATCATTCCTGAAGAATATAAACCCGTGTATAAGATTTTAACCCGCAGAATTGTTGAATTATCCTGTAAAATCCACCCTGAGCGCGATTATTCAGAAATATGGAAGATGCTTGAATAA
- a CDS encoding IclR family transcriptional regulator, which yields MEKGVGVIRKTIMLLGYLSERNNPSGISEMAKACEIPKATVHRILGALCEDNVVLRTEDGQYKIGPTVLLWSSGYHFASGIVEIAQPWLRKLRDESKETVHLSVYEHGTAQYVERLDSPQTVILRWSRLGTTLPLYCTAAGRAILAAMPEAEIDSYFDKTELKARTELTTVSPSKLKEMLLRFRAQGYAEENRENEENIRCVGAAILNRKGYPVAAISLTAPSFRFSDKDSAKFGKVIAAMAREISACL from the coding sequence ATGGAAAAGGGCGTCGGGGTTATCAGAAAAACAATTATGTTATTGGGATATCTGTCGGAAAGAAATAACCCGAGCGGTATCTCTGAGATGGCAAAAGCATGTGAAATACCAAAGGCGACTGTACACAGGATATTGGGCGCCCTGTGCGAAGATAACGTTGTTCTGCGCACAGAAGACGGACAATATAAAATCGGGCCGACAGTCCTGCTGTGGAGCAGCGGCTATCATTTCGCCTCAGGAATTGTCGAGATAGCGCAGCCATGGCTCAGAAAATTGAGGGACGAATCAAAAGAGACCGTTCACCTTTCAGTCTATGAGCATGGGACTGCACAGTATGTGGAACGTCTCGACAGTCCGCAGACCGTCATACTGCGCTGGTCAAGGCTTGGGACTACACTGCCTCTTTATTGTACGGCCGCCGGACGGGCGATACTTGCCGCAATGCCGGAAGCAGAGATCGACTCGTATTTTGATAAAACCGAGCTCAAAGCCAGGACCGAACTGACCACAGTGTCTCCTTCCAAACTCAAAGAGATGCTCTTGCGCTTTCGTGCGCAGGGATATGCCGAAGAAAATAGGGAAAACGAAGAGAACATCCGTTGTGTCGGCGCCGCCATTTTGAACAGAAAAGGGTATCCGGTCGCAGCGATCAGCCTTACAGCGCCATCTTTCCGTTTCAGCGACAAAGATTCGGCAAAATTTGGAAAAGTCATTGCCGCCATGGCGCGTGAAATTTCAGCATGTCTGTAA
- a CDS encoding sugar kinase, producing the protein MKKYVTFGELMLRLSPPGRELFLQTPSFDATFGGAEANVAVSLANYGENVSFVTALPKNPIADAAVRELRGLGVDTSFIRRSGDRIGIYYAEAGASMRHSKVIYDRSHSSISEISADDFDWHKIFDGAHWFHTTGITPAISAGTAAVTLEAMKAAHECGLKVSCDLNYRKKLWNWGKTPMEVMSEIAGYADVLIANEEDCQKCLGIELDVDVTSGKLDSSKYEKLASKVMDVFPNISHLAVSLRESISADWNNWSIVMATKDKFYISKKYEIRDIVDRIGGGDSFGSGLIWGINNLETPQAALEFAAAASALKHTIRGDYNRISVDDVMALVSGDASGRVQR; encoded by the coding sequence GTGAAAAAATACGTTACTTTCGGTGAACTGATGCTGAGACTTTCCCCTCCCGGGCGAGAACTCTTCCTGCAGACTCCGTCCTTTGATGCTACTTTTGGAGGGGCAGAGGCGAATGTCGCTGTCTCCCTGGCAAATTACGGTGAAAATGTTTCCTTTGTTACGGCACTTCCCAAAAATCCAATAGCTGATGCGGCTGTCCGCGAGCTCCGCGGACTTGGGGTAGACACCTCATTTATCAGACGCAGCGGCGACAGGATCGGCATATACTATGCAGAGGCCGGAGCTTCCATGCGTCACTCAAAGGTAATTTATGACCGCTCGCATTCTTCGATATCAGAGATTTCCGCTGATGATTTTGACTGGCATAAGATTTTTGATGGTGCGCACTGGTTCCACACAACCGGTATTACCCCAGCCATCTCCGCAGGGACGGCGGCGGTTACGCTTGAAGCTATGAAGGCTGCCCATGAGTGCGGGCTGAAGGTCTCATGCGACCTGAACTACAGAAAAAAACTCTGGAATTGGGGCAAAACTCCGATGGAGGTAATGTCAGAGATAGCAGGTTATGCAGATGTTCTGATCGCAAACGAAGAAGATTGTCAGAAATGCCTCGGCATAGAGCTTGACGTAGATGTGACTTCGGGCAAGCTCGACTCCTCCAAATATGAAAAACTGGCGTCAAAAGTTATGGACGTATTCCCAAATATTTCACATCTGGCAGTAAGCCTGCGCGAAAGCATAAGTGCGGACTGGAACAACTGGTCAATTGTTATGGCCACAAAGGATAAATTCTATATCAGCAAAAAATATGAGATACGCGACATCGTCGACCGTATCGGCGGCGGAGATTCTTTCGGATCCGGTCTTATCTGGGGGATCAACAACCTTGAAACTCCCCAGGCTGCGCTTGAATTTGCCGCGGCTGCCTCGGCGCTTAAACATACGATACGCGGCGACTATAATCGGATCTCGGTTGATGATGTCATGGCCCTGGTCAGCGGCGATGCTTCTGGCCGTGTACAGCGGTAG
- a CDS encoding bifunctional 4-hydroxy-2-oxoglutarate aldolase/2-dehydro-3-deoxy-phosphogluconate aldolase, producing MDEVLKKLGDIGIIPVVKLTAAEQALPLGKALMAGSLPVAEITFRTDAAEDSIRMLSYEMPELIVGAGTVLTIDQVDAAADAGARYVVTPGFNPKIVAHCQSIGMPVVPGVSNSSEIGQAIEMGLDVVKFFPAEASGGVDMLKSFAGPFCGKISFIPTGGVTAKNMQNYLACGNVFAVGGSWMVAPDLLDAGEYGKIENLCREARMLSLGFRLLHIGINPEAGISPVESAKLLSAMLGMPMKEGNGSSFVGESFEVMKSRGRGGHGHIAIETLSVERALEWFSGFSIKPLEETVKTKEGHISLAYLDYDFMGFAVHLNRK from the coding sequence ATGGATGAAGTACTCAAAAAACTTGGCGATATAGGCATTATCCCGGTTGTCAAACTTACCGCGGCGGAACAGGCCCTGCCTCTAGGCAAAGCCCTTATGGCAGGCTCGCTGCCTGTTGCCGAGATCACGTTTCGCACAGATGCCGCGGAAGACTCGATAAGAATGCTGTCTTATGAAATGCCTGAACTTATTGTCGGTGCGGGAACAGTTCTGACGATCGATCAGGTGGATGCGGCTGCTGATGCCGGCGCGCGTTACGTTGTAACGCCAGGCTTTAACCCAAAGATAGTCGCTCATTGCCAAAGTATAGGCATGCCTGTGGTGCCGGGTGTTAGCAACTCCAGTGAGATAGGGCAGGCCATAGAAATGGGGCTTGATGTAGTTAAATTTTTTCCGGCGGAGGCATCCGGTGGTGTTGATATGCTTAAATCGTTTGCCGGGCCTTTCTGTGGAAAGATTTCTTTTATTCCCACGGGAGGCGTAACAGCAAAGAATATGCAGAATTATCTGGCGTGCGGCAATGTGTTTGCTGTCGGAGGCAGCTGGATGGTTGCGCCTGATCTTCTTGATGCAGGAGAGTACGGGAAAATCGAAAATCTGTGCAGGGAGGCCAGGATGCTGTCGCTTGGCTTCCGCCTCCTGCATATCGGAATAAATCCGGAAGCGGGGATATCGCCTGTCGAAAGTGCCAAACTTTTGTCTGCGATGCTCGGAATGCCGATGAAGGAGGGGAACGGCTCATCGTTCGTCGGCGAATCTTTTGAGGTAATGAAGTCACGCGGCAGGGGCGGACACGGGCATATTGCGATAGAGACGCTCTCCGTAGAGAGGGCCCTCGAATGGTTCTCGGGTTTTAGCATTAAACCGCTCGAAGAGACTGTAAAAACAAAAGAAGGGCACATCTCATTAGCTTATCTCGACTACGATTTCATGGGCTTTGCGGTGCATCTAAACCGAAAATAG